A region of Deinococcus rubellus DNA encodes the following proteins:
- a CDS encoding pyridoxamine 5'-phosphate oxidase family protein yields MTYYDPRVRDPATSRRPLNRRDDEWIRALLARLQLCRISTLWVGEDGEAFPFINPTSFVYRPETHDIVYHSNLAGRLRANTENSARATFETSEIGRFLPSNDPLEFSVQYRSVIAFGEARQLEGEEARQALYRLCAHIFPRVRPGAEMQPISDEQLARTSVYALRIERWSGKENWAGQAEQTLDWPPLPPELLEGGGLGDLDPGSEALRISQQP; encoded by the coding sequence GCGACCCGGCCACCAGCCGCCGCCCGCTCAACCGCCGGGACGACGAATGGATTCGCGCCCTGCTCGCGCGCCTCCAGCTCTGCCGGATCAGCACGCTGTGGGTGGGTGAGGACGGCGAGGCGTTTCCCTTTATCAATCCCACCAGTTTCGTTTACCGGCCCGAGACGCATGACATCGTCTACCACTCCAACCTGGCCGGACGGCTCAGGGCCAACACCGAAAACTCGGCGCGCGCCACCTTCGAGACCTCAGAAATAGGGCGTTTTCTGCCGAGCAACGATCCGCTGGAATTCAGCGTGCAGTACCGCAGCGTGATTGCGTTCGGTGAGGCGCGGCAACTGGAAGGCGAGGAGGCCAGGCAGGCCCTCTACCGTCTGTGCGCCCATATCTTTCCCAGGGTCCGCCCCGGAGCCGAGATGCAGCCGATCAGCGACGAGCAACTCGCGCGCACCAGCGTCTATGCCCTCAGGATCGAGCGGTGGAGCGGCAAGGAAAACTGGGCCGGGCAAGCTGAGCAGACCCTGGACTGGCCCCCGCTGCCGCCCGAACTGCTGGAAGGCGGAGGGCTGGGTGATCTCGACCCTGGGTCTGAGGCCTTGAGAATATCTCAACAACCCTGA
- the dxs gene encoding 1-deoxy-D-xylulose-5-phosphate synthase, whose translation MVSSPEDLKRLSMDHLPQLTQELRDEIVRVCSVGGLHLASSLGATDLIVALHYVLDSPRDKLLFDVGHQAYAHKILTGRRHLMHTLKKEGGLSGFTRVSESPHDAITVGHASTSLANALGMAMARDALGQDYKVAAVIGDGALTGGMALAALNTIGDKQPDMLIVLNDNEMSISENVGAINRFMRGLQVQKWFQEGEGAGKKAVSAISKPLAELMSRAKSSTRHFFDPASINPFAAMGLRYVGPVDGHDVIEMAWLMEKLLDLDGPTLLHVVTKKGKGLDFAEADPIKWHGPAKFDPVTHEFAAGKKTYSWSNAFGDAATELASQDPRIFVITPAMREGSGLVEYSRVHPKRYLDVGIAEEVAVTAAAGMGLQGLRPIVAIYSSFLQRAYDQVVHDVAIEHVPVIFAIDRAGVVGADGATHNGVFDLSFLRSIPGMKIGLPKDAFELRGMLKEAVRVGGPVAIRYPRGNTPCVPEGTWPDLAWGTWERLQGGNEVVVLAAGKALEYAQSALKDLPDVGLINARFVKPLDTAMLREVAMSARAIITVEDNSVVGGFGAAVLEELSRLNLSVPVRVLGVPDEFQEHASVERVHALSGMDAQAIRTVLAELGVDVPLEV comes from the coding sequence ATGGTGTCTTCGCCTGAAGACCTCAAGCGTCTGAGTATGGATCATCTCCCGCAGCTCACCCAGGAACTCAGAGACGAGATCGTGCGGGTGTGCAGCGTGGGCGGGTTGCACCTGGCCTCCTCGCTGGGAGCCACTGACCTGATCGTGGCCCTGCACTATGTGCTCGACTCGCCGCGCGACAAGTTGCTGTTCGACGTGGGCCACCAGGCCTACGCCCACAAGATTCTGACCGGACGCCGCCACCTGATGCATACCCTCAAAAAAGAAGGTGGGCTGTCCGGCTTTACCCGCGTGTCCGAGTCGCCGCACGACGCCATCACGGTGGGACATGCCAGCACCAGTCTGGCCAACGCGCTGGGCATGGCGATGGCCCGCGACGCGCTGGGACAGGACTACAAGGTGGCCGCCGTGATCGGTGACGGCGCGCTGACTGGCGGCATGGCGCTGGCGGCACTCAATACCATCGGCGACAAACAACCCGACATGCTGATCGTGCTCAACGACAACGAGATGAGCATCTCGGAGAATGTCGGGGCCATTAACCGCTTCATGCGTGGCCTGCAAGTCCAGAAGTGGTTTCAGGAGGGCGAGGGCGCGGGCAAGAAAGCGGTCAGCGCCATCAGCAAGCCGCTGGCCGAGCTGATGAGCCGTGCCAAGAGCAGCACCCGGCATTTCTTCGACCCGGCCAGCATCAACCCGTTCGCGGCGATGGGGCTGCGTTATGTGGGGCCAGTGGACGGCCACGACGTCATCGAAATGGCCTGGCTGATGGAAAAGCTGCTCGACCTCGACGGCCCCACCCTGCTGCACGTGGTGACCAAGAAAGGCAAGGGCTTGGATTTTGCCGAGGCCGACCCGATCAAGTGGCACGGTCCGGCCAAGTTCGATCCGGTAACGCACGAGTTCGCGGCAGGCAAGAAAACCTATTCGTGGAGCAATGCTTTCGGTGACGCCGCCACCGAGCTGGCCAGCCAGGACCCGCGCATTTTTGTGATTACCCCGGCTATGCGCGAAGGCTCGGGGCTGGTGGAATACAGCCGCGTTCATCCCAAGCGCTACCTCGACGTCGGTATTGCCGAGGAAGTGGCGGTCACGGCGGCGGCGGGCATGGGCCTTCAGGGGCTGCGGCCCATCGTGGCGATTTACTCCAGCTTTCTCCAGCGGGCCTACGATCAGGTTGTGCACGACGTCGCCATCGAGCACGTGCCGGTCATCTTCGCCATTGACCGGGCAGGCGTGGTCGGCGCAGACGGGGCCACCCACAACGGTGTGTTTGACCTGTCGTTTCTGCGCAGCATTCCGGGCATGAAGATTGGCCTGCCCAAAGACGCTTTCGAGCTGCGCGGGATGCTCAAGGAAGCGGTGCGGGTGGGCGGCCCGGTGGCGATCCGCTACCCGCGCGGCAACACCCCCTGCGTGCCGGAAGGCACCTGGCCCGATCTGGCCTGGGGCACCTGGGAGCGCTTGCAGGGCGGCAATGAAGTGGTGGTGCTGGCGGCGGGCAAGGCACTGGAGTATGCCCAGAGCGCCCTCAAGGACTTGCCGGACGTGGGCCTGATCAACGCCCGCTTCGTCAAGCCGCTCGACACCGCCATGCTGCGCGAGGTGGCGATGTCGGCCCGCGCCATCATCACGGTGGAGGACAACAGCGTGGTCGGCGGCTTCGGCGCGGCGGTGCTGGAAGAACTCAGCCGCCTGAACCTCAGTGTGCCGGTGCGGGTGCTGGGCGTGCCCGACGAGTTCCAGGAACACGCCAGCGTGGAGCGGGTGCACGCGCTGTCGGGCATGGACGCCCAGGCCATTCGCACGGTGCTGGCCGAACTGGGTGTGGACGTGCCGCTGGAGGTGTAG
- a CDS encoding amylo-alpha-1,6-glucosidase, with product MAETAPRFTYRLGPQAARDLSREVLLPDGLGGFALSSPAGVPTRCYSGLSVSHRPPGERRVMFVTALEGLQVDEQRSDLHAFEVAPGTLEGQGLSVLSGVTLRDLLPEREQLVLGMTIRRRSLVPRHSGALVLLYEIDAPHLREGQTATLTLGGVLVDRDMHQVHTRTPELGFECLGHEVRVRGEAHQTRLRLHAGGAAVTALTPHPLPQRLHFRLDTARGAPDTERAVRTDFWEIGLRPGLNRLALVVEGLETQIDDPWAAYAAEAQRRAGLVEQAWQASGVTDEVVATLAVAADAFVVRRASTDSLSVIAGYPWFADWGRDSLIALPGLMLSTGRIEEGLGVLDTFAASLRGGLTPNNFFDDGQGADYNTVDGALWLIVSLEKLVRRAANADLTRLALGIIRTVVGEYARGTEYGIALDREDGLLLAGLPGTQLTWMDVKIHDWVVTPRHGKAVEIQALWLAALGAESRLSRSLGEAAQFGEVLGLARSSFSAFWNTANGYLYDVLGDGLGGPDSNAQVRPNALIALALRDTPATPAQMDAALDVAARELLTPLGLRTLSPLDPAYLANYGGDQLVRDAAYHQGSVWPWLMGAYTDLLLARGRVAEARAALSGLRGHLWEAGLGSVSEVISPADLTPGGCPFQAWSVAELLRAHIAVSRAERALSVPRDLSMRTEDAGPGPLPAPGPVGIGPAGLPTVATPTPRRSPRASNARPTSLPPGGVIGGSSLGPSGLSAGLLGSAGLLGTFPEVRGLSLTGPVDAADELPASPLPPTLQDDPSLIMPALTGFDLPAPASRVPRPPLLPTPALSVEDPDVIEPLT from the coding sequence ATGGCCGAGACTGCTCCCCGCTTTACCTACCGGCTGGGACCACAGGCGGCCCGTGACCTTTCGCGCGAGGTGCTGCTGCCCGATGGCCTGGGCGGATTCGCCCTCAGCAGCCCCGCCGGGGTGCCGACCCGTTGCTACTCGGGCCTGAGCGTCTCGCACCGCCCGCCGGGCGAGCGCCGCGTGATGTTCGTGACGGCCCTGGAAGGCCTTCAGGTGGACGAGCAGCGCAGCGACCTGCACGCTTTCGAGGTGGCTCCCGGCACACTGGAGGGCCAGGGCCTGAGCGTGCTCAGCGGCGTGACCCTGCGTGACCTGCTGCCTGAGCGCGAGCAGCTGGTCCTGGGAATGACTATCCGGCGGCGCAGCCTGGTGCCCCGGCATTCCGGTGCGCTGGTGCTGCTCTACGAGATTGACGCCCCGCACCTCCGGGAAGGCCAGACGGCGACCCTGACCCTCGGCGGGGTGCTGGTGGACCGCGACATGCACCAGGTGCATACCCGGACCCCCGAACTTGGATTCGAGTGCCTGGGCCACGAGGTGCGGGTGCGCGGCGAGGCCCACCAGACCCGGCTGCGCCTGCATGCCGGGGGCGCAGCCGTGACCGCCCTGACCCCGCATCCGCTGCCGCAGCGTCTGCACTTCCGGCTCGATACAGCGCGCGGCGCGCCCGACACCGAGCGGGCGGTGCGCACCGACTTCTGGGAGATCGGGCTGCGGCCCGGCCTCAACCGACTGGCGCTGGTCGTTGAGGGGCTGGAGACCCAGATTGACGACCCCTGGGCCGCCTACGCCGCCGAGGCGCAGCGCCGCGCCGGGCTGGTCGAGCAGGCCTGGCAGGCGTCCGGCGTGACCGACGAGGTGGTGGCGACCCTGGCGGTGGCCGCTGACGCCTTTGTGGTGCGCCGGGCCAGCACTGACAGCCTCAGCGTGATCGCCGGGTATCCCTGGTTCGCCGACTGGGGCCGCGACAGCCTGATCGCCCTGCCGGGCCTGATGCTCAGCACCGGGCGCATCGAGGAAGGGCTGGGCGTGCTCGATACCTTCGCGGCGTCGCTGCGCGGCGGCCTGACTCCCAATAATTTCTTCGACGACGGGCAGGGCGCGGACTACAACACCGTGGACGGCGCGCTGTGGCTGATTGTCAGCCTGGAAAAGCTGGTGCGCCGCGCCGCAAACGCCGACCTGACCCGGCTGGCGCTGGGCATTATCCGCACGGTGGTGGGCGAGTACGCGCGCGGCACCGAGTACGGCATCGCTCTGGACCGGGAAGACGGCCTGCTGCTAGCGGGCCTGCCCGGCACCCAGCTCACCTGGATGGACGTCAAGATTCACGACTGGGTGGTGACGCCCCGGCACGGCAAGGCCGTCGAGATTCAGGCGCTGTGGCTGGCGGCCCTCGGCGCGGAGTCCCGGCTGTCGCGCTCGCTGGGCGAGGCGGCCCAGTTCGGGGAAGTGCTGGGCCTGGCCCGCTCATCGTTCTCGGCGTTCTGGAACACCGCAAATGGTTACCTCTACGATGTCCTGGGTGATGGGCTGGGCGGTCCCGATTCAAATGCCCAGGTGCGGCCCAACGCGCTGATCGCTCTGGCCCTGCGCGACACCCCGGCCACCCCGGCTCAGATGGACGCGGCACTGGACGTGGCGGCCCGCGAACTGCTGACTCCACTGGGGCTGCGGACCCTCAGTCCGCTCGACCCGGCCTACCTCGCCAACTACGGTGGCGACCAGCTGGTGCGCGACGCGGCCTACCACCAGGGCAGCGTCTGGCCCTGGTTGATGGGGGCCTACACCGATCTGCTGCTGGCGCGGGGTCGGGTGGCCGAGGCGCGCGCTGCGCTCAGCGGGCTGCGCGGCCACCTCTGGGAAGCGGGGCTGGGATCGGTCAGCGAGGTGATCAGTCCTGCCGACCTGACGCCGGGCGGCTGCCCATTCCAGGCGTGGAGCGTGGCCGAGCTGCTGCGCGCCCACATCGCCGTCAGCCGGGCCGAGCGCGCTCTCAGCGTGCCCAGGGACCTGAGTATGCGGACTGAAGACGCTGGCCCCGGTCCGCTTCCCGCTCCAGGTCCGGTGGGGATCGGTCCGGCAGGTCTACCGACAGTGGCCACGCCCACCCCGCGCCGCTCGCCCCGCGCCAGCAACGCCCGACCCACCAGCCTGCCGCCGGGCGGCGTCATCGGCGGCTCCAGCCTCGGTCCGTCTGGTCTGAGTGCCGGACTGCTGGGGTCGGCAGGCTTGCTGGGGACGTTCCCGGAAGTGCGGGGGCTGAGCCTGACTGGGCCAGTGGACGCGGCGGACGAACTCCCTGCCAGCCCCCTGCCGCCCACGTTACAGGACGACCCGAGCTTGATCATGCCTGCGCTGACGGGTTTTGACCTTCCGGCTCCGGCTTCCCGGGTACCCAGACCGCCACTTTTGCCCACCCCGGCCCTGAGCGTGGAAGACCCAGACGTGATTGAGCCGCTGACCTAG
- a CDS encoding NUDIX hydrolase: MTLSLPPQATQVGLAVDVAAFAIHEGSLHALLIERATLPHMQTWALPGGFVHVGEELHEAALRELRDETSIELEPRHLEQFYTFGAIGRDPRGRIVSVAHLAVLPHGTVHVMGGATTLHADWFPAHAPPPLAFDHAVILGRAIKRLQLRLEYANLALEFLPETFTLPELQGVHEAILDKALDKRNFRKRLLAQGILTPSGERRSGVGRPAQLYRRAKGTRTGLL, from the coding sequence GTGACACTGAGTCTGCCGCCGCAGGCCACCCAGGTCGGGCTGGCGGTGGACGTGGCGGCCTTCGCCATCCATGAGGGTAGCCTGCACGCCCTGCTCATCGAGCGCGCCACCCTGCCGCATATGCAAACCTGGGCGCTGCCCGGCGGTTTTGTGCATGTCGGCGAGGAACTGCACGAGGCGGCCCTACGCGAGTTGCGCGACGAGACCAGCATCGAGCTGGAGCCGCGCCACCTCGAGCAGTTCTACACCTTCGGGGCGATTGGCCGCGACCCGCGCGGGCGCATCGTCAGCGTGGCGCATCTGGCGGTGCTGCCGCACGGCACCGTGCACGTGATGGGCGGGGCCACCACCCTGCACGCCGACTGGTTTCCGGCCCACGCGCCGCCGCCGCTGGCTTTTGATCACGCGGTCATTCTGGGCCGGGCCATCAAGCGGCTGCAACTCAGGCTGGAGTACGCCAATCTGGCGCTGGAATTTCTGCCGGAAACCTTCACCCTGCCGGAGTTGCAGGGCGTCCACGAGGCGATTCTGGACAAGGCACTCGACAAGCGTAACTTCCGCAAGCGCCTGCTGGCCCAGGGCATCCTGACGCCCAGCGGCGAGCGCCGCAGCGGGGTGGGCCGCCCGGCGCAGCTCTACCGCCGGGCCAAAGGTACGCGCACCGGGCTGCTCTGA
- a CDS encoding CoA-binding protein: MTILTDPKDIVRVLEESKSVAVIGFHPDEVKAAHYVPEYLDRQGYKVYGVNPALASRRVSAFGHPVVGSLAELNVPVDVVEVFRRSDKVREHLPDILSMNPLPRTVWLQLGIRDDAVAAELSARGITVIQDRCMLSDHRQYL, from the coding sequence ATGACCATCCTGACCGACCCCAAAGACATCGTGCGGGTCCTGGAAGAAAGCAAGTCGGTGGCCGTCATCGGCTTTCACCCTGACGAGGTGAAGGCGGCCCACTACGTCCCAGAGTACCTGGACCGTCAGGGCTACAAGGTCTACGGCGTCAATCCGGCGCTGGCCTCGCGCCGCGTCTCGGCCTTCGGGCATCCGGTGGTCGGCAGCCTCGCCGAGCTGAACGTGCCGGTGGACGTGGTGGAAGTGTTCCGCCGCAGCGACAAGGTGCGCGAACACCTGCCGGACATTCTGAGCATGAACCCGCTGCCCAGAACGGTCTGGTTGCAACTTGGCATCCGCGACGACGCGGTGGCCGCTGAGCTGAGCGCGCGCGGCATCACGGTGATTCAGGACCGGTGCATGCTGAGCGACCACCGACAGTATTTGTAG
- the hemL gene encoding glutamate-1-semialdehyde 2,1-aminomutase has product MTFPPESPAPTASLTARSDALFKRAQQVIPGGVNSPVRAFKSVGGSPRFIARADGATLTDADGQNYLDYIGSWGPMILGHNHPAVRQAIQDALPFGTSFGAPNEREVLLAELVTRLTGTEKVRFVSSGTEATMSALRLARGFVGQTEPGRKYTLKFRGNYHGHADALLVEAGSGLMTNATSLGGAAPSSAGVPPEYAALTLVAEYNDAAGLDDLMAQRGHEIAAVIFEPVVGNAGVLIPSADFLAALHRVRGAGALLIADEVMTGFRLSLSGATGLLGLEPDLTCWGKIIGGGLPVGAYGGRSEIMDFVSPLGPVYQAGTLSGNPLAMAAGLATLTELERDPGIYTQLERYTAALGAGLSDLAAQAGVPITVNTIGSMLTAFFLEGDVQHYGQAARADTAAFSQWFRAMLAGGVYWAPSQFESIFVSAAHTPADLDFTLSAAQSAFTHLKEPA; this is encoded by the coding sequence ATGACGTTTCCGCCTGAGTCGCCTGCCCCCACCGCTTCTCTCACGGCCCGCTCGGACGCCCTCTTCAAGCGCGCCCAGCAGGTCATTCCCGGCGGGGTCAACTCGCCGGTGAGGGCCTTCAAATCGGTGGGCGGCAGTCCGCGCTTCATCGCCCGCGCCGACGGCGCAACGCTGACGGACGCCGACGGCCAGAATTACCTCGACTACATCGGCTCATGGGGACCGATGATCCTGGGCCACAACCACCCGGCAGTGCGCCAGGCCATTCAGGACGCCCTGCCCTTCGGGACCAGCTTCGGCGCACCGAACGAGCGCGAGGTGCTGCTGGCCGAACTCGTCACCCGCCTGACCGGCACCGAGAAGGTCCGGTTTGTCAGCAGCGGCACCGAGGCGACCATGAGCGCTTTGCGGCTGGCGCGCGGCTTCGTCGGTCAGACCGAGCCAGGGCGCAAATACACCCTCAAGTTCCGGGGCAACTATCACGGTCACGCCGACGCCCTGCTGGTGGAGGCGGGCAGCGGCCTGATGACCAATGCGACTTCGCTGGGCGGGGCCGCACCGAGCAGCGCCGGGGTGCCACCCGAGTACGCCGCACTGACCCTGGTGGCCGAATATAACGACGCGGCGGGCCTGGACGACCTGATGGCCCAGCGCGGCCATGAAATCGCTGCCGTGATCTTCGAGCCGGTGGTGGGCAACGCGGGCGTCCTGATTCCCAGCGCCGACTTTCTGGCGGCCCTGCACAGGGTCAGGGGAGCGGGCGCGCTGCTAATCGCCGACGAGGTGATGACCGGCTTCCGGCTCTCGCTGAGCGGCGCGACAGGGCTACTGGGTCTGGAGCCGGACCTGACCTGCTGGGGCAAGATCATCGGCGGCGGCCTCCCGGTGGGTGCGTACGGCGGCAGAAGCGAGATCATGGACTTCGTTTCTCCCCTCGGCCCGGTGTATCAGGCAGGCACGCTGAGCGGCAACCCGCTGGCGATGGCAGCGGGGCTGGCCACCCTGACCGAGCTGGAGCGCGACCCCGGCATCTACACCCAGCTGGAGCGCTACACCGCCGCGCTGGGCGCTGGGCTGAGCGACCTGGCGGCGCAGGCGGGCGTGCCGATCACTGTCAATACCATCGGCAGCATGCTCACCGCCTTTTTTCTGGAAGGCGACGTGCAGCACTACGGGCAGGCGGCCCGCGCCGACACTGCCGCCTTCAGCCAGTGGTTCCGGGCCATGCTCGCCGGTGGCGTCTACTGGGCACCCTCGCAGTTCGAGAGCATCTTCGTCTCGGCGGCCCACACCCCCGCCGACCTCGACTTCACGCTGAGTGCTGCCCAGAGTGCCTTCACCCATCTCAAGGAGCCTGCATGA
- the dnaX gene encoding DNA polymerase III subunit gamma/tau, protein MSAIYQRARPINWEQVVGQEHVKDVLRSALEAGRVGHAYLFSGPRGVGKTTTARLIAMTANCQSSGKKPCGECESCLSVRAGNHPDVLEIDAASNNSVDDVRDLREKVNLSAMRGGKKIYILDEAHMMSRAAFNALLKTLEEPPEHVVFILATTEPEKIIPTILSRCQHYRFRRLTAEEIAGKLAGLVVQEGAQADPDALNLIGRLADGAMRDGESLLERMLAAGQSITRSGVEAALGLPPSERVREMTRSLINLDAGPLLSGAAALYRDGYAARTVVEGLVAALGEALHAELGLGGEQLEGAEVPRLLRLQAALDAQEARFSRGADLLSLELALTHALIAGEGSQGSAAPVAQARSNVTGLTTADVARLSRLEQEVRALQAGGISTASRTPLADSPESSSGSRAPASPGPSAPVAARTPVPSLPASPAAPGGGNWADVINLAKLQMRAFLKPARMHAEAGYVSLSYDTRGKFHATQVYQKFDEVGALVLRVFGPVVFELISPDHNRKLKLGGPDSQAVQQTASAAPESAVPAAQRPLSAETLPDDIPDFAPSGRRSPAASTRSATLTAPEPTVQADPVPDLPDFEPSARAPRPAPAKAEIARPDPVRPEPFPPSPDDAAPAPLPDPARPTQHHAADPVAAPRRTNPLPETAAPGRELYIPLEPISQEPDWDDLGGPTGPTAQASAAVQPAAQPATWSQPTQQLQPAQTVRAAQPTQAAPERTTAPTRAAASAPAGDVRAHPNYLEVTRLFSGRVKEIGKVKKVTVAENDAGSEDAVDEADDVPGTAGSTAQA, encoded by the coding sequence GTGAGCGCCATTTATCAGCGGGCCAGACCCATCAACTGGGAACAGGTGGTGGGCCAGGAACATGTCAAGGACGTGCTGCGCTCGGCGCTGGAAGCGGGCCGGGTCGGGCACGCCTACCTGTTCTCGGGGCCGCGCGGCGTGGGCAAGACCACCACCGCCCGCCTGATCGCCATGACCGCCAATTGCCAGAGCAGCGGCAAGAAGCCCTGCGGCGAGTGCGAGAGCTGCCTGAGTGTGCGGGCCGGGAACCATCCCGATGTGCTGGAAATCGACGCGGCCAGCAACAACAGCGTGGACGACGTGCGTGATCTGCGCGAGAAGGTAAACCTGAGCGCCATGCGCGGCGGCAAGAAGATCTACATCCTCGATGAAGCGCACATGATGTCGCGGGCCGCTTTCAACGCCCTGCTCAAGACGCTGGAGGAGCCGCCCGAACACGTCGTCTTCATTCTGGCGACCACCGAGCCGGAAAAGATCATCCCGACCATTCTGTCGCGCTGCCAGCACTACCGCTTTCGCCGCCTGACCGCCGAGGAGATCGCCGGGAAGCTGGCCGGACTGGTGGTGCAGGAAGGCGCGCAGGCCGACCCCGACGCCCTGAACCTGATCGGGCGGCTGGCCGACGGGGCCATGCGCGACGGCGAGAGCCTGCTGGAACGGATGCTGGCTGCCGGGCAGTCCATTACCCGCAGCGGGGTGGAGGCGGCGCTGGGCCTGCCGCCTTCCGAGCGGGTGCGCGAGATGACCCGCTCACTGATCAACCTCGACGCCGGGCCGCTGCTGTCGGGTGCGGCGGCGCTCTACCGCGACGGCTACGCGGCCCGCACGGTGGTCGAGGGCCTGGTCGCGGCGCTGGGCGAGGCCCTGCACGCCGAACTGGGACTGGGTGGTGAGCAGTTGGAGGGAGCCGAGGTGCCGCGCCTGCTGAGACTCCAGGCCGCGCTGGACGCCCAGGAAGCCAGATTTAGCCGGGGAGCCGACCTGCTCAGCCTGGAACTGGCACTGACCCACGCCCTGATCGCGGGCGAGGGGAGCCAGGGCAGCGCCGCGCCAGTGGCCCAGGCCAGAAGCAACGTAACCGGACTCACCACCGCCGACGTGGCCCGCCTCTCCCGGCTCGAACAGGAGGTTCGGGCGCTACAGGCGGGCGGGATCAGTACTGCGAGCCGCACGCCGCTGGCCGACTCACCAGAGTCGAGTTCGGGCAGCCGCGCGCCCGCTTCTCCTGGCCCTTCAGCCCCAGTTGCGGCCCGCACCCCCGTGCCCAGTCTCCCAGCTTCACCCGCCGCGCCGGGGGGCGGCAACTGGGCCGATGTGATTAACCTCGCCAAGCTGCAGATGCGGGCCTTTCTCAAGCCCGCCCGGATGCATGCCGAGGCTGGATATGTCAGCCTCAGCTACGACACGCGCGGCAAGTTTCACGCCACCCAGGTCTACCAGAAGTTCGACGAGGTCGGCGCGCTGGTCTTGCGTGTGTTTGGCCCGGTGGTCTTCGAGTTGATCTCACCCGACCACAACCGCAAACTGAAATTGGGCGGGCCGGACAGTCAGGCGGTTCAGCAGACGGCCAGTGCTGCTCCTGAAAGTGCCGTGCCCGCCGCCCAGCGCCCCTTGTCTGCCGAAACCCTGCCGGACGACATTCCCGACTTCGCGCCCAGCGGACGCCGCAGCCCTGCCGCGAGCACCCGCAGCGCCACGCTGACCGCACCCGAGCCAACCGTGCAGGCCGACCCGGTTCCTGATCTGCCCGACTTCGAGCCGAGCGCCCGCGCCCCGCGCCCCGCACCCGCCAAGGCCGAAATCGCCCGGCCTGATCCGGTCCGCCCCGAACCCTTCCCGCCCTCGCCGGACGACGCCGCCCCCGCACCGCTGCCGGACCCGGCCCGGCCCACCCAGCACCATGCCGCCGACCCAGTGGCCGCGCCGCGCCGCACCAATCCCCTGCCAGAAACGGCAGCGCCCGGACGCGAACTCTACATTCCGCTGGAGCCGATCAGCCAGGAACCCGACTGGGACGATCTGGGCGGACCCACCGGGCCGACCGCCCAGGCCAGCGCGGCAGTTCAGCCCGCCGCCCAGCCTGCCACCTGGTCCCAGCCGACACAGCAACTCCAGCCAGCCCAGACCGTTCGGGCGGCCCAACCAACCCAGGCCGCACCTGAACGCACCACCGCGCCCACCCGAGCGGCGGCCAGCGCCCCGGCGGGCGACGTACGTGCCCACCCCAACTACCTGGAGGTCACGCGACTCTTTTCAGGGCGGGTCAAGGAGATCGGCAAGGTCAAGAAGGTGACGGTGGCCGAGAATGACGCCGGGAGCGAGGACGCGGTGGACGAGGCGGACGACGTTCCAGGCACGGCGGGAAGCACGGCGCAGGCTTGA
- the trmB gene encoding tRNA (guanine(46)-N(7))-methyltransferase TrmB, whose product MIMRLGEFQFPDAARRLYPETPTLPWVLEIGFGDGRFWPEYARTFGSVPNYLGAELSGQSLLKAARRLRQANLGNAHLTKLPALPLLREVVPAGALSSIIVNFPDPWPKAEHEDHRLLRAGFFRLAASRLKPGGAVLLTTDHDEYFDFAVREAQASGVMRPEQGEPPAAALHTKYALKWQGLGLRAQHVRFVATAQPDVPHGDLTHFPQDPLSQDLPHSPEDARVPHAILESLPVGTDFSALFATFERRAVRGPEAATAVLLDAYRSLRRDEFTVLAHVVEGELTQEVLINVTLRGDGSVLVRLGKFGGPIITPGVKAAVGALTDWLVEQGSVVRHLGY is encoded by the coding sequence GTGATCATGCGTCTGGGTGAGTTCCAGTTTCCCGACGCGGCCCGCCGACTGTATCCCGAGACGCCGACTCTGCCCTGGGTGCTGGAAATCGGCTTCGGCGACGGGCGTTTCTGGCCCGAGTACGCCCGCACCTTTGGGAGCGTGCCGAATTACCTGGGGGCCGAACTCAGCGGCCAGAGCTTGCTGAAGGCGGCGCGGCGACTGCGGCAGGCCAACCTCGGCAACGCCCACCTCACCAAGCTGCCTGCCCTGCCGCTGCTGCGCGAGGTCGTTCCGGCGGGCGCACTCAGCTCCATCATCGTCAACTTCCCCGATCCCTGGCCCAAGGCCGAACACGAGGACCACCGATTGCTGCGCGCCGGATTTTTCCGTCTGGCCGCCAGCCGCCTGAAACCCGGCGGGGCCGTGCTGCTGACCACCGACCACGACGAGTATTTCGACTTCGCCGTGCGGGAAGCCCAGGCCAGCGGCGTGATGCGCCCGGAGCAGGGCGAGCCGCCCGCCGCCGCCCTGCACACCAAGTACGCCCTCAAGTGGCAGGGGCTGGGGTTGCGCGCGCAGCACGTCCGCTTCGTGGCGACGGCCCAGCCGGACGTGCCGCACGGCGACCTCACCCACTTTCCCCAGGACCCGTTGTCTCAGGACCTGCCCCACTCCCCGGAGGACGCCCGCGTGCCCCACGCCATTCTAGAAAGCCTGCCTGTCGGCACCGACTTCAGCGCCCTTTTCGCCACCTTCGAGCGCCGGGCGGTGCGCGGCCCCGAGGCCGCCACCGCCGTCCTGCTCGACGCCTACCGCAGCCTCAGACGCGACGAATTCACGGTGCTGGCACACGTGGTGGAAGGCGAGCTGACCCAGGAAGTGCTGATCAACGTGACGCTGCGTGGTGACGGCTCGGTGCTGGTGCGACTCGGCAAATTCGGCGGCCCGATCATCACCCCCGGCGTCAAGGCGGCGGTGGGCGCGCTCACCGACTGGCTGGTGGAGCAGGGCAGCGTGGTACGGCACCTGGGGTACTGA